CGCGGTCACCCCGGGGCGCGGCTTCCGGGAGGGGCCGTTCGCCACCCAGTTGGAGCTGCGTGAGCTGGTCGACCTGGCCGAGCAGCGCGGCGTCGTGGAGCACGGCGAGCGACAGATGATCCACTCGGTCTTCGCCCTCGGTGACACCATCGCCCGCGAGGTGATGGTGCCGCGCACCGAGATGGTGTGGATAGAGGAGGGCAAGACGCTCTCCCAGGCGCTGGCGCTCTTCCTCCGGTCCGGTTTCTCCCGCATCCCGGTGATCGGCGAGAGCGTCGACGACGTGCTCGGCGTGCTCTACCTGAAGGACCTGATCCGGCGTACCCAGGGCGGGGACCCGCGGGCCGACGAGCTGCCGGTGTCGGAGCTGATGCGCCCGGCGACGTTCGTGCCGGAGTCCAAGCCGGTCGACGACCTGCTGTCGGAGATGCAGGCGGTCCGCAACCACCTGGTCATCGTCGTCGACGAGTACGGCGGCACCGGCGGCCTGGTCACCATCGAGGACATCCTCGAGGAGATCGTCGGCGAGATCACCGACGAGTACGATGTCGAACGCCCGCCGGTCGAGCGCCTCGACGACGGGGCGGTCCGGGTCACCGCCCGCCTCCCGGTGGAGAATCTGGGCGAGCTCTTCGACACCGAGCTCCCCACCGACGAGGTGGAGACGGTGGGCGGTCTGCTCGCCCAGTCGCTCGGCCGGGTCCCGATCCCCGGGGCCGAGGCCGCGGTGGCCGGGCTGCGGCTGATCGCCGAGGGCACCACCGGTCGGCGCAACCGGATCGACACCGTGCTGGTGAGCCGGATCGAGCCGACCGACGGGCAGGACATTGCGGGGCGTGGCGAGCACGCCGAGTCCCGCGGCAACCAGAACCGATCCGAGGAGAGGCAAACCGCCGATGCCTGAGTCACCCGCCGTGCCGGCGGCCCGGCCCACCCCGTCCGATCCGGCCGAGCTGAGCGCCGAGGACGGCAAGCTGGTCATCCTGGCCCGGGGTGCGCGCGGCCGGGTCGGCGCCGTGGAGGGCGCGGCGGTCCGCGACCAGGACGGCCGGACGTACGCGGCGGCGAGCGTGGCCCTGCCCTCGCTCACCCTGACCGCGCTCCAGCTCGCGGTCGCCTCGGCGGTGGCCGCCGGCGCCGGCCGGCTGGAGGCCGCCGTGGTGGTGACCGAGGCGTCGACGCTGGACGGCGCCGGGCATGCCGCGGTCCGCGACCTCTCCGTCGACGCGCCGATTCACGTGGCCGCGCCGGACGGCACCGTCCTCGGCACGGTGGTCGAGTGACCGGCGTGCCGGACCCGGATGGCCCCCGTCCCTACCGGGCCGGTTTCGCCTGTTTCGTCGGGCGGCCGAACGCCGGGAAGTCGACGCTGACCAACGCGATCGTCGGTACGAAGATCGCGATCACCTCGAACAAGCCGCAGACCACCCGGCACATCATCCGCGCGGTGCTGCACCGCCCCAACTCGCAGCTGGTGCTGGTCGACACCCCCGGTCTGCACCGGCCCCGGACGCTGCTCGGCGAGCGCCTGAACGACCTGGTCCGCTCCACCTGGAGCGAGGTCGACGTGATCGGCCTCTGCATCCCGGCCGACGAGCCGGTCGGCCGGGGCGACCGGTTCATCACCGGCGAGCTGGCCGAGCTGAAGGCGACCGTCCTCGCCGTGGTGACCAAGACCGACCTGGTCGACAAGAAGCGGCTGGCCGAGCAGCTGCTCGCGGTGAGCGAGCTGGGCGAGTTCGCCGACGTGGTGCCGGTGAGCGCGGTCTCCGGCCACCAGGTGGACACCCTGGTCGACGTGATGACCGGCTACCTGCCCGAGTCGCCGCAGCTCTACCCGGACGACATGCTCACCGACGACCCGGAGCAGGTGCTGGTCGCCGAGCTGATCCGGGAGGCGGCCCTGGAGGGGGTCCGCGACGAGCTGCCGCACTCCATCGCCGTGGTGGTGGAGGAGATGATCCCCGAGGGCCAGGTCATGAAGATCTACGCCGACGTCTACGTCGAGCGGCCCAGCCAGAAGGCGATCGTGATCGGCCACCGGGCCAGCCGGCTCAAGGCGGTCGGCACCACGGCCCGCCGGCAGATCGAAGAGCTGCTCGGCACCCGGGTCTACCTGGACCTGCACGTCCGGGTCGCGAAGGACTGGCAGCGCGACCCGAAGCAGCTGCGCAAGCTCGGCTTCTGACCGTACGTCGAACCGCCGGTCCCGCTTCCGGGGCCGGCGGTTCGGCGTTGTCCGGGGTGGCCGAGATCGGTCGAGCCTATGGCAAGTTTCACTTTTCACCCCGCCCGCTCGCCGTTTCGTCCGGGCGAGTCGGAGGGTAGGGGACGTTGTCCCCCCGCCCCCGACATAGATGCAGGCTGATGCGCAATCGATACCTCGATCTGCTCCGCTCCCTGGCCATCGTCCGAGTCGTCGTCTACCACGTCACCGGTTGGGCGGCACTGACCCTGATCTTCCCGGCGATGTCGGTGATGTTCGCGCTCGCCGGCTCGCTGATGGCCGCCTCCCTGGACCGCACCGGCCCGCCGGCCGTCCTGCGCCGGCTGCGCCGCCTGCTGCCGTCGCTCTGGGTGCTGGCGGCGGTCTTCGTACCGGCCATGCTGCTCACCGGGTTGCCGCTGACCCCGAAGGTGCTGCTCTGGCTCCTCCCGGTCAGCGACCCGCCGACCAACGGCTGGGGAGCGGTGGCGCTGAGCGTGATCTGGTACCTCCGGGACTACCTGTGGTTCGTGCTCGCCTCGCCGCTCGCCCTGTGGCTGTTCCGCCGCGCCCCGCTGCCCACCCTGCTCGCCCCGTACGCCCTGCTCGCGGTGATCGAGTTCGGCGTCCTGCCGGCCGCGCCCACCATCCTGCGCGAGTTCGGCCTCTACTTCGGCGCCTGGCTGCTCGGCTTCGCCCACCACGACGGCCTGCTGCGCCGGCTGGGCGACCGGGTGCTGGTGCCGGCCGCGCTGGCCCTCGGCGCCGCCGGGCTGACCTGGATCTTCACCCACCCCGGCCCGCGGGGCTACGACCTCAACGACATCCACCTCGGCAACGCCCTCTGGTCGGCGGCATTCATCCTGGTGGCGATCGGCCGGGCGCCGGCCCGCGCCGAGTTGGTGGACCGCACCGCTGTCCTCCGCCGGGTGGTCACCGTGCTGAACCGGCGGGCGCTCACCGTCTACCTTTGGCACATGCCGTTCGTGGTGGCGCTCACCCCGCTGGTGGACCTGGTCGGCTGGTCCCGCCGGGACCCGGTCGGCCTGGCGGTCCGGGTGGTGCTGGTCTTCGCCCTGCTGGGCCTGGTCACCGTGCTGGTCGGCTGGGTCGAGGACGTGGCCGCCCGGCGGGCGCCGGAGCTGCTGCCCGGCGGAGTCCGCTCGACGCCGGCCGGTCGGGCCGCCGCCCCGCCGGCCAGCCCCGCGCCGGTCGGAGCCGCGGCCGAGCCGGTCGGGGCCGGGGTGCGGTCGACCGGTGCCGTCGGCCGGGCGGGCGGCGCGCCGGCGAACCCGACCTGGTCTCCCGCCGCCTCGGCCCTGCCGGCCGGCGGCGGGTCCGCACGGGTCCCCGCGCCGCGTGGCGCGCGGGACGGTACGACGATCAGCGCTGGCTGATCGTCACGTTCCCGCTGCCGGTGCTGACGTCGATCACCAGGGACGCGGTCGGGTCGTCGGTCACCCCCACGGCGGCGTCCCCCGAGCCGGTGCTGGAGCGGACCCGGTACCGGCCGGCCGGCACGGTCAGCGCGACGTCGCCGCTGGAGGCGTGGGCCCGGGCGGAGGCCGGCCGGTCCAGCTCCACGGTGACGTTGCCGGAGCTGGTCTCCGCGTCCACCTGGTCGCCGAGCCGGCGGGCGCTGATGTCGCCCGAGGAGGCGTGCAGGTCCACCCGGCCGGCCACGTCGACCACCTCGATGTTGCCGGAGCCGGTCTCGGCGCGTACCGGG
The window above is part of the Micromonospora inositola genome. Proteins encoded here:
- a CDS encoding hemolysin family protein, giving the protein MAVDPVPVMTILAAGPTAGLPDLQLIVLAAGLVVLAGLIAMTEAALAAVSPARAAELARDGARGARALQVVAGDVVRHLNLLLLLRLLAELTATTLVALVAVDTFGAGWRAALVTAGAMTVVSFVVVGVAPRTIGRQHAYPVGRAVAPLVRWLGRALNPLASLLILIGNAVTPGRGFREGPFATQLELRELVDLAEQRGVVEHGERQMIHSVFALGDTIAREVMVPRTEMVWIEEGKTLSQALALFLRSGFSRIPVIGESVDDVLGVLYLKDLIRRTQGGDPRADELPVSELMRPATFVPESKPVDDLLSEMQAVRNHLVIVVDEYGGTGGLVTIEDILEEIVGEITDEYDVERPPVERLDDGAVRVTARLPVENLGELFDTELPTDEVETVGGLLAQSLGRVPIPGAEAAVAGLRLIAEGTTGRRNRIDTVLVSRIEPTDGQDIAGRGEHAESRGNQNRSEERQTADA
- a CDS encoding cytidine deaminase produces the protein MPESPAVPAARPTPSDPAELSAEDGKLVILARGARGRVGAVEGAAVRDQDGRTYAAASVALPSLTLTALQLAVASAVAAGAGRLEAAVVVTEASTLDGAGHAAVRDLSVDAPIHVAAPDGTVLGTVVE
- the era gene encoding GTPase Era, translated to MPDPDGPRPYRAGFACFVGRPNAGKSTLTNAIVGTKIAITSNKPQTTRHIIRAVLHRPNSQLVLVDTPGLHRPRTLLGERLNDLVRSTWSEVDVIGLCIPADEPVGRGDRFITGELAELKATVLAVVTKTDLVDKKRLAEQLLAVSELGEFADVVPVSAVSGHQVDTLVDVMTGYLPESPQLYPDDMLTDDPEQVLVAELIREAALEGVRDELPHSIAVVVEEMIPEGQVMKIYADVYVERPSQKAIVIGHRASRLKAVGTTARRQIEELLGTRVYLDLHVRVAKDWQRDPKQLRKLGF
- a CDS encoding acyltransferase family protein gives rise to the protein MRNRYLDLLRSLAIVRVVVYHVTGWAALTLIFPAMSVMFALAGSLMAASLDRTGPPAVLRRLRRLLPSLWVLAAVFVPAMLLTGLPLTPKVLLWLLPVSDPPTNGWGAVALSVIWYLRDYLWFVLASPLALWLFRRAPLPTLLAPYALLAVIEFGVLPAAPTILREFGLYFGAWLLGFAHHDGLLRRLGDRVLVPAALALGAAGLTWIFTHPGPRGYDLNDIHLGNALWSAAFILVAIGRAPARAELVDRTAVLRRVVTVLNRRALTVYLWHMPFVVALTPLVDLVGWSRRDPVGLAVRVVLVFALLGLVTVLVGWVEDVAARRAPELLPGGVRSTPAGRAAAPPASPAPVGAAAEPVGAGVRSTGAVGRAGGAPANPTWSPAASALPAGGGSARVPAPRGARDGTTISAG